One part of the Parabacteroides distasonis ATCC 8503 genome encodes these proteins:
- the gltX gene encoding glutamate--tRNA ligase: MTQRKVRVRFAPSPTGALHIGGVRTALYNYLFAKQNGGDMILRIEDTDSQRFVPGAEDYIIEALTWLGIKFDEGVSFGGNYGPYRQSERREIYKKYVDQLLNDGHAYIAFDTPAELEEKRKEIANFQYDASTRSQMRNSLTLSQEEVQSLIESGHQYVVRAKIEPNEDIHVNDLIRGEVVINSSILDDKVLYKSADQLPTYHLANIVDDHLMEVTHVIRGEEWLPSAPLHVLLYRFFGWEDTMPSFAHLSLLLKPEGNGKLSKRDGDRLGFPVFPLEWHDPKTGDVSSGYRESGYFPEAVVNFLALLGWNPGNDQEVMSMDDLIRLFDLSRCSKSGAKFDYEKGRWFNHHYLLEKSNAEIADLFLPIVESHGIQTTHAYVEKVVGMMKGRVNFVSELWDLCSFFFIAPTEYDEKTRKKRWKEDSAVQLGEFIEQLRAREPFDVEGTENECKAWIESKGYHLGNIMNAARLALVGEGKGPGIFDITEALGKEESIRRIQRAIEILK; the protein is encoded by the coding sequence ATGACTCAAAGAAAAGTAAGAGTACGCTTCGCACCTAGTCCTACGGGGGCGCTGCATATCGGAGGTGTCCGCACGGCTTTATACAACTATTTATTCGCTAAACAGAATGGCGGTGATATGATTCTCCGTATCGAGGATACGGATTCCCAACGCTTCGTTCCCGGGGCGGAAGACTATATCATCGAGGCCTTGACTTGGCTGGGTATCAAGTTCGACGAGGGCGTGAGCTTCGGCGGCAACTACGGTCCGTATCGCCAGAGCGAGCGTCGTGAGATCTACAAGAAGTATGTCGATCAATTGCTGAACGATGGCCATGCTTATATAGCGTTCGATACGCCTGCCGAGTTGGAGGAGAAACGGAAGGAGATCGCCAATTTCCAATACGACGCCTCTACCCGTTCGCAAATGCGCAACTCGTTGACGCTTTCTCAGGAAGAGGTTCAGAGCCTGATCGAGTCAGGTCATCAGTACGTAGTTCGTGCCAAGATCGAGCCGAATGAGGATATCCACGTGAACGACTTGATCCGTGGCGAGGTCGTTATCAACTCCTCTATCTTGGATGATAAGGTATTATATAAATCGGCCGACCAATTGCCTACTTACCACTTGGCGAATATCGTTGACGACCATTTGATGGAGGTTACCCATGTGATCCGTGGTGAGGAGTGGTTGCCGAGCGCGCCGCTTCACGTATTATTATATCGTTTCTTCGGTTGGGAAGATACGATGCCTAGTTTCGCCCACCTGTCGTTGCTGTTGAAACCGGAAGGTAATGGTAAGTTGAGCAAGCGTGACGGCGATCGTCTGGGCTTCCCTGTATTCCCCTTGGAATGGCACGATCCGAAGACGGGTGATGTCTCATCGGGCTATCGTGAGAGTGGCTACTTCCCCGAGGCTGTCGTAAACTTCCTCGCTTTGTTGGGTTGGAACCCGGGTAACGATCAGGAGGTGATGAGCATGGATGATTTGATCCGTTTGTTCGACCTGTCTCGTTGCAGCAAGAGCGGCGCTAAGTTTGATTATGAGAAAGGCAGATGGTTTAACCACCACTATTTACTGGAGAAGAGTAACGCGGAGATCGCCGACCTGTTCTTGCCGATCGTGGAGAGCCACGGTATCCAGACTACCCATGCTTATGTAGAGAAAGTAGTCGGCATGATGAAAGGCCGTGTCAATTTCGTGAGTGAGTTATGGGATCTTTGCTCTTTCTTCTTTATCGCCCCGACGGAGTACGATGAGAAGACTCGCAAGAAACGCTGGAAGGAAGATTCGGCTGTTCAATTGGGTGAGTTTATCGAGCAACTGCGTGCCCGTGAGCCGTTCGACGTAGAAGGTACCGAGAACGAGTGCAAGGCTTGGATCGAGAGCAAGGGATATCATTTGGGGAATATCATGAACGCCGCCCGTCTGGCCTTGGTTGGCGAGGGCAAGGGCCCCGGCATCTTTGATATTACCGAGGCTTTAGGTAAAGAGGAGTCTATCCGCCGTATCCAACGGGCTATCGAGATATTAAAATAA
- a CDS encoding carbohydrate-binding family 9-like protein encodes MRKTILTTAPLAALLLLSCAQKPSTQKPDITYMPQPPFNPPTYVCYKAPAPIKIDGKLSPGEWDAIPWTSDFVDIEGDKRPAPHFQTRAKMTYDDNGMYFAVLMEEPHVWATITEHDAVIFHDNDFEIFLNPTNDTHNYLEYEVNALGTEWDLFLTRPYRDNPQVLNNWEFTGMKSAVYVDGTLNNPKDTDKSWSVEVFIPWTSVFQMDRGKEKPEIGEQIRVNFSRVEWTTDVKDGKYVKVPIQGEDKIREYNWVWAPTGVINIHMPEYWGYVQISDKIAGEGETPFVKHPSEETKWILRNLYYRQNEFAATFGHYADNINDLKANELCPQEIANQLEIHTTPSMYEISLPAPDGTVWNIRQDGLVWPKKK; translated from the coding sequence ATGAGAAAAACGATTTTAACGACAGCGCCATTGGCGGCACTCCTATTGCTTTCTTGCGCACAGAAACCCAGTACGCAAAAGCCGGACATCACGTATATGCCGCAACCACCGTTCAATCCGCCGACGTATGTTTGCTACAAGGCCCCCGCTCCTATCAAGATCGACGGAAAGCTTTCTCCCGGGGAATGGGACGCGATACCTTGGACCAGCGACTTCGTAGATATCGAAGGCGACAAACGCCCGGCCCCTCACTTCCAGACCCGGGCCAAGATGACTTACGATGATAACGGAATGTACTTCGCCGTCCTTATGGAGGAGCCGCACGTATGGGCGACCATCACGGAACACGACGCCGTGATCTTCCATGACAACGACTTCGAGATCTTCTTGAATCCTACGAACGACACCCATAATTATCTGGAGTACGAGGTGAACGCCTTGGGTACGGAATGGGACTTGTTCTTAACCCGCCCCTATCGGGATAATCCGCAAGTATTGAATAACTGGGAGTTTACCGGAATGAAATCCGCTGTTTATGTGGACGGTACGCTGAATAACCCGAAAGACACGGATAAATCATGGAGCGTAGAGGTATTCATTCCTTGGACTTCCGTATTCCAAATGGACAGAGGAAAAGAAAAGCCGGAAATCGGCGAGCAGATCCGTGTGAACTTCTCTCGTGTGGAATGGACAACGGACGTGAAAGACGGTAAATACGTGAAAGTCCCTATCCAAGGAGAGGATAAGATTCGCGAGTACAACTGGGTATGGGCGCCTACCGGGGTAATCAATATCCATATGCCCGAATACTGGGGTTATGTTCAAATATCGGATAAGATTGCGGGAGAAGGTGAGACTCCTTTCGTAAAACATCCTTCGGAGGAGACGAAATGGATCTTGCGTAATTTATATTACCGTCAGAATGAGTTCGCCGCGACCTTCGGACATTATGCCGATAACATCAACGACTTGAAGGCAAACGAGCTATGCCCGCAAGAGATCGCCAATCAACTGGAAATACATACGACACCTTCCATGTATGAGATATCACTACCCGCACCAGACGGTACGGTATGGAATATCCGGCAAGACGGTCTGGTATGGCCTAAAAAGAAATAA
- a CDS encoding C1 family peptidase — MKQKNLWIAALALGITLSAHGQQSGGGISPTMLQQIKQSYQGTPTDKAIRNAITNNDINKLAVNGESKNNLDTYFSNKVESKGISNQRSSGRCWLFTGLNVFRAQAIAKYDMGDFQFSQNYSFFWDQLEKANLFLQGIIDTRLKPMDDKMVEWLFKNPIGDGGQFTGVSDILTKYGVVPAEVMVETNSSNSTGRMSNLIGLKLKEYGLQLRDLSTTKGTTVADLEKKKTEMLGTIYRMLVLNLGEPPTKFTWTRKDAKGNPVETKEYTPQSFFQEYIGDDLKNNYVMLMNDPSRDYYKLYEIDYDRHAYDGKNWTYVNLPIEDIKQMAIASIKDSTMMYFSCDVGKFFDRDRGILDVNFYDYGSLLGTTFGMDKKQRIQTFASGSSHAMTLMAVDLDANGKPKKWMVENSWGPGANAGHLIMTDQWFNEYMFRLVVNKKYITDQVKEILKQTPTRLPAWDPMFAEED; from the coding sequence ATGAAGCAAAAGAATTTATGGATAGCGGCCTTGGCTTTAGGCATCACGCTATCGGCTCACGGACAACAAAGTGGTGGAGGCATCTCACCCACGATGTTGCAGCAAATCAAACAGTCTTATCAAGGAACGCCGACCGATAAGGCGATCCGTAACGCGATCACCAATAACGACATCAACAAGCTTGCCGTTAATGGGGAGAGCAAGAACAATTTGGATACTTACTTCTCCAATAAGGTAGAGAGCAAAGGGATCTCCAACCAACGTTCCTCGGGCCGTTGCTGGCTTTTCACGGGATTGAACGTGTTCCGTGCGCAGGCCATCGCCAAATATGACATGGGAGACTTTCAATTCTCCCAGAATTATTCTTTCTTCTGGGATCAATTGGAGAAAGCGAACCTTTTCTTACAGGGCATCATCGATACTCGTCTGAAACCAATGGACGACAAGATGGTGGAATGGTTATTCAAGAACCCGATCGGAGACGGAGGGCAGTTCACGGGTGTCTCCGATATCTTGACCAAATATGGCGTGGTTCCCGCCGAAGTCATGGTAGAGACCAACAGCAGCAACAGTACCGGACGCATGAGCAACCTGATCGGATTAAAGCTGAAAGAATACGGCTTGCAACTTCGTGACCTGTCTACGACCAAAGGCACGACCGTAGCGGATCTGGAGAAAAAGAAAACAGAGATGCTAGGTACGATTTACCGTATGCTCGTATTGAACTTGGGAGAGCCGCCTACGAAATTCACGTGGACTCGCAAAGACGCTAAAGGGAATCCGGTAGAGACGAAGGAATATACGCCTCAGTCCTTCTTCCAAGAATATATCGGGGACGATTTGAAAAACAACTATGTCATGTTGATGAACGATCCGAGCCGCGATTATTATAAGTTGTATGAGATCGATTACGACCGCCACGCTTACGATGGCAAGAACTGGACGTACGTAAACCTTCCGATCGAGGATATCAAACAAATGGCTATCGCTTCCATCAAGGACAGCACCATGATGTATTTCTCTTGCGACGTGGGCAAGTTCTTCGATCGTGACAGAGGTATTCTGGATGTAAACTTCTACGATTACGGTTCATTGCTGGGTACGACTTTCGGCATGGATAAGAAACAACGTATCCAAACATTCGCCAGCGGTTCCTCACACGCCATGACCTTGATGGCAGTTGACCTCGACGCGAATGGAAAGCCGAAGAAATGGATGGTTGAGAATAGTTGGGGTCCCGGAGCGAACGCCGGCCACCTCATCATGACAGACCAATGGTTTAATGAGTATATGTTCCGTCTGGTAGTCAACAAAAAGTACATCACGGATCAAGTAAAAGAGATCTTGAAACAAACACCGACTCGCCTTCCCGCTTGGGACCCGATGTTCGCTGAAGAGGATTAA
- a CDS encoding HD family phosphohydrolase produces MKQKNYNIPTVVYFVVTALLIAYFFPREGKFRYQFYEGKPWRYGLLTAPSDFPIYKTDDEVKAEKDSVLRKFEPYYRMNPDIQKQEVEKLRANYNNGNNLRSKVSPAYMQYIESSLINLYKNGIISSQDLDELRKEEYSRVNLLENAVAQPRYVSDFFTVRTAYEFIINNCPPRLDKSILQSCDINNYLTENISYAADMSDKIKEDMLQSVSIANGMVQAGERIVDRGEIIDNHTYNVLRSLKAIHEAKTGGTQTQGIILAGQFVLVFGLMFCFWLYLWSFRLKIFHNRKNVLFLILCIFVSCILTELCVTYALFNVYILPFAIVPIVVRTFFDSRTALFTHLIIVLICSLMVPFPHEFLLLQTIAGMVVTFSLRNLSERSQLIRCAFFIFLSYAICYMSLTLFQEANLNKINWMMMLYFGINFILVMFTYVLVYMLEKTFGYVSDITLVELSNINNPILKKLSETCPGTFQHSLQVSILASEAAAKIGANAQLVRTGALYHDIGKMSNPVFFTENQSSVNPHNQLSFDQSAQIIISHVTEGVKIAEKALLPKAVISFIRTHHGRGKAKYFYNSFKNQYPDKPINDELFTYPGPNPFSKETAVLMMADSVEAASRSLKEHTEESISALVNKIIDGQIADGLLKSAPLTFKDVETIKSVFVDKLKTMFHTRISYPDLKKQ; encoded by the coding sequence ATGAAACAGAAGAATTACAATATACCGACCGTGGTCTACTTCGTGGTGACCGCATTACTTATCGCCTACTTCTTCCCTCGGGAGGGAAAATTCCGTTATCAGTTCTATGAGGGCAAGCCTTGGAGATATGGATTACTCACCGCCCCGAGCGATTTCCCGATCTACAAGACCGACGACGAGGTAAAAGCGGAGAAAGACAGCGTACTCCGTAAGTTCGAGCCTTATTACCGCATGAACCCCGACATCCAGAAGCAAGAGGTCGAGAAACTGCGTGCCAACTACAATAACGGCAATAACTTGCGAAGCAAAGTATCCCCCGCTTACATGCAGTATATAGAGAGCAGCCTGATCAACTTATACAAGAACGGTATCATCTCGTCGCAGGATCTGGACGAGCTACGGAAAGAGGAATACTCCCGTGTCAACCTCTTGGAGAACGCCGTCGCGCAGCCCCGCTACGTGAGCGATTTCTTCACCGTGCGCACCGCCTACGAGTTCATTATCAACAACTGCCCGCCGCGGCTGGACAAATCGATCCTGCAATCGTGTGACATCAATAACTACCTCACCGAGAACATATCCTATGCCGCCGACATGTCCGACAAGATCAAGGAGGATATGCTACAGAGCGTATCGATCGCTAACGGTATGGTACAAGCCGGAGAGCGTATCGTAGACCGGGGCGAGATCATCGACAACCATACCTACAACGTGCTCCGTTCCCTAAAGGCCATACACGAGGCCAAGACGGGGGGCACGCAGACACAAGGCATCATACTGGCCGGGCAATTCGTGCTCGTCTTCGGACTGATGTTCTGTTTCTGGCTCTACCTATGGTCTTTCCGCTTGAAAATATTCCATAACCGGAAGAACGTACTATTCTTGATCCTCTGCATATTCGTGAGCTGCATCCTTACGGAACTATGTGTTACCTACGCGTTATTCAACGTATATATATTGCCGTTCGCCATCGTACCGATCGTGGTACGTACCTTCTTCGATTCCCGGACGGCGCTTTTCACGCACCTTATCATCGTGCTGATCTGCTCGTTGATGGTACCTTTCCCGCATGAGTTCCTGTTGCTACAAACCATAGCGGGCATGGTCGTGACGTTCAGCCTGAGAAACCTGAGCGAACGTTCGCAACTGATCCGGTGCGCATTCTTCATCTTCCTCTCGTACGCCATCTGCTACATGAGTCTCACGTTGTTCCAAGAGGCGAACCTGAATAAGATCAACTGGATGATGATGCTCTATTTCGGCATCAACTTCATCCTCGTCATGTTCACCTACGTATTGGTATATATGCTGGAGAAGACGTTCGGCTACGTATCGGACATCACCTTGGTGGAACTGTCCAACATCAACAACCCGATCTTGAAGAAGCTTAGCGAGACTTGCCCGGGCACGTTCCAGCACTCCTTGCAGGTATCCATCCTCGCTTCCGAGGCGGCCGCCAAGATCGGCGCCAACGCCCAACTGGTACGTACCGGCGCCCTTTATCACGACATCGGGAAGATGAGCAACCCCGTCTTCTTCACCGAGAACCAATCGAGCGTGAACCCGCATAACCAGTTATCGTTCGACCAAAGCGCGCAGATCATCATCAGCCACGTCACCGAGGGCGTGAAGATCGCCGAGAAGGCCCTGTTACCCAAGGCGGTTATCAGCTTCATCCGTACGCACCACGGGCGTGGCAAGGCGAAGTATTTTTACAACTCTTTCAAGAACCAATACCCGGACAAGCCGATTAACGACGAGCTATTCACCTACCCCGGCCCGAATCCCTTCTCGAAGGAGACCGCCGTACTGATGATGGCCGATTCCGTGGAAGCCGCCTCCCGCAGCTTGAAGGAACATACCGAAGAGAGTATCAGCGCCTTGGTGAACAAGATCATCGACGGGCAGATCGCCGACGGCTTGCTAAAGAGCGCTCCGCTGACCTTCAAGGACGTGGAGACCATAAAGAGCGTATTCGTAGACAAACTGAAAACCATGTTCCATACCCGAATCAGCTATCCGGACTTGAAAAAACAATAG
- a CDS encoding DUF4469 domain-containing protein, with amino-acid sequence MAEQIILNTDLYDNLLTERKGDYTAKPRITGTLYNTDIAARIVAARTEYQHGTILNILDMADSHKVQAIAEGKSVVDGVGQYLVNVQGAFEGEKAQFEPGKHALGITYTMGKLLRETLKLVKVVVNGVAAVGPVINTVTDSTSKAINGQLSSGGALVLGGVNLKIQGDDPSIGVYLTPTTEGAAPMKAPVVIANSPSQVIVQMPTLADGQYTVSLTTQYSGSRNVKEPRTYTFPIILIVGEGGGGDSESPDEI; translated from the coding sequence ATGGCAGAACAAATCATTCTCAACACAGACTTGTACGATAACCTGCTCACCGAGCGCAAGGGCGACTACACCGCCAAGCCGCGCATCACCGGGACATTGTATAACACGGACATCGCCGCCCGCATCGTGGCTGCGCGTACCGAGTACCAACACGGCACGATCCTCAACATCCTCGATATGGCCGACAGCCACAAGGTGCAGGCCATCGCCGAGGGCAAGAGCGTGGTGGACGGCGTGGGCCAATACCTCGTCAACGTGCAGGGGGCCTTCGAGGGCGAGAAGGCGCAGTTCGAACCCGGGAAGCACGCCCTCGGCATCACCTACACCATGGGCAAGCTCTTGCGCGAGACCCTCAAGCTGGTGAAGGTGGTGGTGAACGGCGTGGCGGCCGTAGGTCCGGTGATCAATACCGTGACCGACTCCACCTCCAAGGCCATCAACGGGCAGCTCAGCTCCGGCGGAGCCCTCGTGCTGGGTGGCGTGAACCTGAAGATACAGGGTGATGATCCCTCCATCGGTGTCTACCTCACCCCCACCACCGAAGGGGCCGCGCCGATGAAGGCACCCGTGGTGATCGCCAACTCGCCCTCGCAGGTGATCGTGCAGATGCCGACGCTGGCCGACGGGCAGTACACCGTGAGCCTCACCACGCAATACAGCGGAAGCCGTAACGTAAAAGAGCCCCGCACCTACACCTTCCCCATCATCCTTATCGTAGGAGAAGGCGGTGGGGGCGACAGCGAGAGTCCGGACGAGATCTGA
- a CDS encoding 3-deoxy-D-manno-octulosonic acid transferase yields MYSLAIHLYAFVVALISPFHKKARLMRFGQWKTNSILREKIDRNAKYIWFHASSLGEFEQGRPMIENIKAEHPEYKVLLTFFSPSGYEVRKNYKGADVICYLPFDTPFRVKKFLNLANPAIAIFIKYEFWGNYLRELRKRGIPVYIISAIFRPDQLFFQWFGKPYRKMLSYFNHLFVQDERSMKLLNEFGITNVTVTGDTRFDRVLDVRKQARELPFIERFLESKEGKRPIVMVAGSSWPQDEAIFIPYFHEHPEMKLIIAPHEIHREHLLSIEAMLKRPSVRLSEAHEDDLADKDCLIIDSFGLLSSIYRYGQIAYIGGGFGAGIHNTLEAAVYGMPVLFGPRYHKFKEAKDLIAVGGGFSITDDSSFRTKMDELLTDPTALETSGQAAGDFVKNSVGATDQILRQIHIR; encoded by the coding sequence ATGTACAGTTTAGCAATACATCTCTACGCTTTTGTAGTCGCTTTGATCTCGCCTTTCCATAAAAAGGCGAGACTGATGCGATTCGGGCAATGGAAAACAAATTCCATACTTCGTGAGAAAATCGACCGGAACGCTAAATACATCTGGTTCCATGCCTCCTCGTTGGGTGAATTCGAGCAAGGGCGCCCTATGATCGAGAATATCAAGGCGGAACATCCGGAGTATAAGGTGTTGCTGACTTTCTTTTCTCCCTCCGGTTATGAGGTACGGAAGAATTACAAGGGAGCGGACGTGATCTGCTACCTTCCTTTTGATACGCCTTTCCGGGTGAAGAAGTTCCTGAATCTGGCGAATCCGGCGATCGCCATATTTATCAAGTACGAGTTTTGGGGGAACTATTTGCGTGAGTTGCGGAAGCGGGGAATACCGGTTTATATCATTTCCGCTATATTCCGCCCCGACCAGCTATTTTTCCAATGGTTCGGAAAACCGTACCGGAAGATGCTATCTTATTTTAATCATCTTTTTGTTCAGGACGAGCGTTCGATGAAACTCTTGAACGAGTTCGGTATCACGAATGTGACGGTGACCGGCGATACCCGTTTTGATCGGGTGTTGGATGTCCGTAAGCAAGCTCGTGAGCTTCCGTTTATCGAACGTTTCTTGGAAAGCAAGGAGGGTAAGAGGCCGATCGTGATGGTGGCCGGCAGTTCATGGCCTCAAGACGAGGCGATCTTTATCCCTTATTTCCATGAGCATCCGGAGATGAAGTTGATTATCGCCCCGCATGAGATTCACCGGGAACATCTCCTTTCTATCGAGGCGATGCTAAAACGTCCGTCCGTCCGTCTATCGGAGGCGCATGAGGATGATCTGGCCGATAAGGATTGCTTGATCATCGACAGTTTCGGACTCTTATCTTCCATTTATCGCTATGGACAGATCGCTTATATCGGTGGTGGTTTCGGAGCGGGTATCCACAACACGTTGGAAGCCGCCGTTTATGGGATGCCGGTCTTATTCGGCCCGAGATACCATAAGTTTAAGGAGGCGAAGGATCTGATCGCCGTAGGTGGTGGTTTCTCCATCACAGACGATTCCTCTTTCCGAACGAAGATGGACGAGTTATTGACCGACCCGACAGCCTTGGAAACCTCCGGGCAAGCTGCCGGTGATTTTGTGAAAAACAGTGTAGGAGCGACGGATCAAATCTTGCGGCAAATCCATATCCGTTAA
- a CDS encoding AraC family transcriptional regulator: MNDHLLYLASTGIVAFTCLLVSGLLLSLKTLQESTIPKYRTACKYLALASALVGIGHIFILSSGTDERTIMELFYFPILLISASQALLFTFLLTLLFRGKNVTRRNILLHAMPTIALTVAYTIACLFREDVHTYRFDVWWDNLGNPPLLIRTLTCLVYLVQLGGYTHFFFRERAIYLGNLKQIPQSPERLELRWVTRAFLWALGIGIAAVSLCFFPNNYYNTAVNFVFALFYASVSIHYANYHYTYDQLYLRLNLAPQADADTDPNRMDLEDLIGGLLEIEEDELFQQAQNYMASSSPFLNPNFSRQDLVRALGTNEKYLSTSIKDKLNITLKEYIDRYRVNHARTELLMPGDSRSMEEIAVGAGFTSSRTFSRIFQKILGVTPAQYRRQAQQ; the protein is encoded by the coding sequence ATGAACGACCACCTACTCTACTTAGCCTCGACAGGGATCGTAGCCTTTACCTGCCTTCTGGTCAGCGGACTGCTGTTGTCGCTGAAGACCTTGCAGGAAAGCACGATCCCCAAGTACCGGACGGCCTGCAAGTATCTCGCCTTGGCCTCGGCATTGGTAGGCATAGGGCATATCTTCATCTTGTCCTCCGGCACGGACGAGCGAACCATCATGGAGTTGTTCTACTTCCCCATCCTGCTGATCAGCGCCTCGCAAGCGTTGCTGTTCACGTTCCTGCTCACCCTCTTATTCAGGGGAAAGAACGTGACCCGGAGGAATATCCTCCTCCACGCCATGCCTACGATCGCGCTTACCGTAGCGTACACGATCGCTTGTCTCTTCCGGGAGGATGTCCATACGTATCGTTTCGACGTATGGTGGGATAATCTTGGCAACCCGCCCCTGCTGATACGTACGCTCACGTGCCTCGTGTACCTTGTCCAGCTAGGGGGCTATACACATTTTTTCTTCCGGGAGCGGGCGATCTATCTAGGTAACCTGAAACAGATACCCCAATCACCCGAGCGACTGGAATTGCGCTGGGTAACCCGTGCCTTCCTATGGGCGCTGGGTATCGGCATCGCCGCCGTGAGCCTCTGTTTCTTCCCGAATAATTACTATAACACGGCGGTCAACTTCGTGTTCGCCCTCTTCTACGCCTCGGTATCGATCCACTACGCCAACTACCATTATACGTACGACCAACTATACCTGCGGCTCAACCTCGCCCCGCAAGCCGACGCCGATACCGATCCCAACCGGATGGACCTGGAGGATCTTATCGGCGGGTTGCTGGAAATCGAGGAGGACGAGTTGTTCCAGCAAGCGCAAAACTATATGGCCAGCTCCTCACCCTTCCTCAACCCGAATTTCAGCCGGCAAGACCTAGTACGTGCCCTCGGTACCAACGAGAAGTATCTCTCCACCTCCATCAAGGACAAGCTGAACATCACGCTCAAGGAATACATCGACCGCTACCGGGTGAACCACGCCCGTACCGAGCTGTTGATGCCGGGCGACAGCCGGAGCATGGAAGAGATCGCTGTCGGCGCGGGCTTCACCAGCTCCCGCACCTTCTCGCGTATCTTCCAGAAAATACTGGGAGTCACCCCCGCCCAATACCGGCGGCAGGCGCAACAATGA
- a CDS encoding serine hydrolase domain-containing protein: MLGIGGYLALPSNYYLRRALIHLLPKIDQYPIFENRVVKAGSPRPWELSEAYNTKSIPERYLPRFEELGTVAYVIIQDNRLLFEQYWEDYSPESHSNSFSMAKSIVSLAIGCAIDDGFIRDVDQPVSDFFPEFKGYDGKALTLRHLLTMSAGVDFDEAYSSPFSPTTQLYYGDDLQEIAFGMKEIDEPGVNFIYQSGVTQLLGFIVEKATGEKLSDYVSRKLWTPMHAEESALWSLDRKDGMEKAYCCFNSNARDFARFGQLLLNNGQWDDRQLISPAYLAEATSPDTRLVYKDLGKPNHCYGFQYWILDYKGMKIPYMRGILGQYVFTLPEKNAVIVRLGHKRSDTYTADQHYPDDINTWLDAAMDLLQ; encoded by the coding sequence ATGCTGGGAATAGGCGGATATCTGGCGTTACCCTCCAATTATTATCTACGTAGGGCCCTTATCCATTTGTTACCCAAGATCGATCAATATCCGATTTTCGAGAACCGGGTCGTAAAAGCAGGTTCGCCCCGCCCTTGGGAACTATCGGAAGCTTACAATACGAAAAGTATTCCAGAGCGTTATCTTCCCCGGTTTGAGGAGCTGGGTACGGTTGCCTATGTAATCATCCAAGACAATCGATTGCTATTCGAGCAATATTGGGAAGATTACTCGCCGGAATCGCATAGCAACTCCTTCTCGATGGCGAAAAGCATCGTCTCGTTAGCGATCGGCTGCGCTATCGACGATGGATTTATCCGGGATGTCGATCAACCGGTAAGCGACTTTTTCCCGGAATTCAAGGGATACGACGGAAAAGCCCTAACGCTTCGCCATTTGCTGACCATGAGCGCCGGCGTGGATTTCGACGAGGCTTACAGCTCTCCTTTCTCTCCTACCACCCAGTTGTATTATGGCGATGACCTACAGGAAATCGCCTTCGGGATGAAAGAGATCGACGAGCCCGGCGTAAACTTTATCTACCAAAGCGGCGTGACACAACTGCTGGGCTTTATCGTGGAGAAGGCTACCGGCGAGAAACTCAGCGATTATGTATCCCGCAAACTATGGACTCCGATGCACGCCGAGGAAAGCGCCCTTTGGAGCCTCGACCGGAAGGACGGCATGGAAAAAGCCTATTGCTGTTTCAACAGTAACGCCCGTGATTTCGCCCGCTTCGGACAATTATTACTCAACAACGGCCAATGGGATGACCGGCAATTGATCTCTCCCGCTTATTTGGCGGAAGCGACAAGCCCCGATACCCGTCTTGTCTATAAGGATCTCGGCAAACCCAACCATTGTTACGGATTCCAATACTGGATTCTCGATTACAAAGGGATGAAGATCCCTTATATGAGAGGAATCTTGGGGCAATACGTCTTCACGCTCCCGGAAAAGAACGCCGTGATCGTAAGACTCGGGCACAAACGCAGCGATACTTATACCGCCGACCAACATTATCCGGACGATATAAATACATGGTTGGACGCGGCGATGGACTTACTTCAATAA